A stretch of Spirosoma oryzicola DNA encodes these proteins:
- a CDS encoding PAS domain S-box protein, which translates to MTQVDDSNLLRRRLEREKRARVEAEAILEKKALELYNANEQLQHLNENLEQQIQAKLAELQESEQRYRQLIESVQDIIYKISPEGVFTFVNSVVEKLLGYTEQEFVGKHFTDIVAPGYRKATLAFYQSMLEERIDSTYSEFPVVAKDGRTVWIGQTVRFIELEGNIAELVAVARDISDRKLAESQLQRTQTRLSTLITSLESGILVKDEQQRVILANQLFCDMFGIQDAPEQLIGQDYSRSVEFIKGSMEDPEAFAQQVEQLMQDRQAVTGEEIRMVNGRILERDYIPIFLKEQYMGHLWKYTDVTDKYLARERIRRSEEKYRGIMNNMELGLLEVDHNQTIIRSYERFCQMVGYAEEELVGKHAADLLVAPEFRNVINQQQITRKQGNASSYEMQLIRKDGSRIWALVSGVPILDEEGKIVGSIGIHYDLTERKQLEEELARAKRIADEARLAEKQFLANMSHEIRTPLNAIIGMSHLLFDTKPDQQQREYIDILKTSANFLHSLISDLLDMTKIEAGRIEVHARPFDLTGLLRSIQKVFEMKLKDRAISIDVMLDARISGDFVGDDVMLNQILMNLVGNAEKFTEEGSIQITARLKKQEAAKYWIEFAVVDTGIGIPKEKLDLVFQKFKQVNPHGHKHKGTGLGLAITKELVEIQGGTIAVRSHVGEGSQFTFTLPFGKSETPSEPVVVAPGNVPLCDDTLGCHVLIVEDNLMNQKYITSLLTKWNVPYTLALDGKHAVEEAKKQRFDIILMDIQMPIMDGYEASVAIRSSHNPNQNIPIIALTASAMLDQKNLALEAGMNDFLTKPFEPAQLRSLLQQYAPAEMVHDGDTMLDWERLNLLYGSDMEYTAEMLSIFLSDIVPEIMELPVLCQEDKRTELGQKVHKLKPTFGMVGLSQLEGKMAQLEKIVKQGSKDELLEIYCNDIIVKVNEMIPVIKKEIQKITPA; encoded by the coding sequence ATGACACAGGTAGACGATAGCAACCTACTAAGAAGACGTCTGGAGCGCGAAAAGCGGGCCCGGGTTGAGGCCGAAGCTATTCTAGAGAAAAAAGCGCTGGAATTATACAACGCCAATGAGCAGCTTCAACACCTCAATGAAAATCTGGAGCAGCAAATCCAGGCCAAATTAGCGGAGCTGCAAGAAAGCGAACAGCGGTATCGTCAGTTGATCGAGTCTGTTCAGGATATTATTTATAAAATATCACCCGAAGGCGTCTTTACGTTTGTCAACTCGGTCGTCGAAAAATTACTGGGCTATACCGAGCAGGAATTTGTTGGCAAACATTTTACCGATATTGTAGCGCCTGGTTACCGGAAGGCCACCCTTGCTTTCTACCAGTCGATGCTGGAAGAGCGTATCGACAGCACATATAGTGAGTTTCCGGTGGTTGCCAAAGATGGGCGAACGGTCTGGATTGGTCAAACCGTTCGGTTTATCGAGTTGGAAGGCAATATAGCAGAACTCGTGGCGGTAGCGCGCGACATATCCGACCGGAAACTGGCCGAAAGTCAGTTGCAACGGACCCAAACCCGGCTTTCAACCCTGATAACCAGTCTGGAATCCGGCATTCTGGTAAAAGATGAACAGCAGCGTGTCATTTTGGCTAATCAGCTTTTTTGCGACATGTTCGGCATCCAAGATGCTCCCGAGCAACTAATCGGGCAGGATTACTCGCGGTCGGTTGAATTTATCAAGGGTTCGATGGAAGACCCCGAGGCCTTCGCGCAGCAGGTTGAACAGTTAATGCAAGACCGGCAGGCCGTCACTGGGGAAGAAATCAGAATGGTGAACGGCCGAATCCTGGAGCGCGACTATATCCCTATATTTTTGAAGGAGCAGTACATGGGACATTTGTGGAAATACACGGATGTTACCGACAAGTACCTGGCTCGCGAACGCATTCGCCGAAGCGAAGAAAAATACCGGGGTATCATGAATAATATGGAGCTTGGTTTGCTGGAGGTTGATCACAACCAGACCATTATTCGTTCCTACGAGCGTTTCTGTCAAATGGTTGGTTACGCCGAGGAGGAACTGGTTGGTAAACATGCCGCTGACCTGCTGGTTGCCCCGGAGTTTAGAAATGTCATCAATCAGCAGCAAATTACGCGAAAGCAGGGGAATGCCAGCTCGTACGAAATGCAGTTGATTCGGAAAGACGGTAGCCGGATCTGGGCACTGGTCAGTGGTGTACCGATCCTGGACGAAGAGGGGAAGATTGTTGGCTCGATCGGCATTCATTACGACCTGACCGAACGCAAGCAACTGGAAGAGGAATTGGCGAGAGCAAAACGAATTGCGGATGAAGCTCGGCTGGCCGAAAAGCAGTTTTTGGCTAACATGAGTCACGAGATCCGAACGCCCCTCAACGCAATCATTGGCATGTCGCACCTGTTGTTCGATACCAAACCTGATCAGCAGCAGCGCGAGTATATCGATATTTTAAAAACATCCGCTAATTTTTTGCACAGCCTGATTTCTGATTTATTAGATATGACCAAGATTGAAGCTGGACGGATTGAGGTTCACGCTCGACCGTTCGATTTGACGGGCCTGCTGCGGTCCATCCAGAAAGTATTCGAGATGAAACTAAAGGATCGCGCCATTTCAATCGATGTCATGCTGGATGCCCGCATTTCCGGCGATTTTGTCGGTGATGACGTGATGCTGAACCAGATCCTGATGAATCTGGTCGGTAATGCCGAAAAATTTACCGAAGAAGGCAGTATTCAGATTACCGCCCGGCTGAAAAAACAGGAAGCCGCCAAATACTGGATTGAATTTGCGGTTGTTGACACGGGCATTGGCATACCGAAAGAAAAATTAGACTTGGTGTTTCAAAAGTTCAAGCAGGTAAATCCTCACGGGCATAAGCACAAAGGCACCGGGCTGGGTTTAGCCATTACCAAAGAACTGGTCGAAATTCAGGGAGGGACCATCGCCGTCAGAAGTCACGTTGGGGAAGGAAGTCAGTTCACGTTTACGCTTCCTTTCGGCAAAAGTGAAACGCCATCGGAACCGGTCGTAGTAGCTCCGGGCAACGTACCCCTGTGCGATGATACGCTGGGGTGCCACGTACTGATCGTGGAAGACAACCTGATGAATCAGAAGTACATCACTAGTCTTCTTACGAAGTGGAACGTACCCTATACGCTTGCTCTGGACGGTAAACACGCCGTTGAGGAAGCAAAAAAACAACGCTTCGACATCATTTTGATGGACATACAAATGCCTATCATGGACGGGTATGAAGCCTCCGTGGCCATCCGCAGTTCTCATAACCCCAATCAAAATATACCCATTATTGCGTTGACCGCATCCGCTATGCTTGACCAAAAAAACCTGGCTCTTGAAGCCGGAATGAATGATTTCCTGACCAAACCCTTCGAACCAGCTCAGCTTCGGTCGTTGTTGCAGCAGTACGCCCCCGCCGAAATGGTACATGATGGCGATACGATGCTTGACTGGGAGCGGCTGAATCTTCTGTATGGGTCCGATATGGAATACACGGCTGAGATGCTTTCCATCTTTCTATCGGATATTGTTCCGGAGATTATGGAGTTGCCCGTTCTTTGCCAGGAAGATAAACGAACGGAATTAGGCCAGAAAGTGCATAAGTTAAAGCCGACGTTTGGGATGGTTGGCTTATCGCAGCTGGAAGGAAAAATGGCACAGTTAGAAAAAATAGTAAAACAAGGGTCTAAAGATGAGCTGTTAGAAATCTATTGTAACGATATAATCGTAAAGGTTAATGAAATGATTCCGGTTATAAAGAAAGAGATACAAAAGATTACTCCAGCGTAA
- a CDS encoding heme NO-binding domain-containing protein: MKGIVFTEFLEMIEDKYGYIVVDQLLTESNLPSGGTYTAIGTYDHSEMVTLVSNLSQKAQIPVSELLRSYGRYMFVTFTRSYRPFVDYSHSAFDLLKSIQHYIHVEVKKLYPDAELPHFTVEQPSDNQLHMYYESERKLSDFAHGLIEGCLAHFGEKAIIRKTNLVDDGSRVFFEIVKE, encoded by the coding sequence ATGAAGGGCATTGTGTTTACAGAGTTTTTAGAAATGATCGAAGATAAGTATGGCTATATAGTAGTAGATCAATTACTTACAGAAAGTAACTTGCCATCGGGAGGAACATACACTGCGATTGGTACGTACGATCACAGCGAAATGGTGACGCTGGTTAGTAACTTGAGCCAGAAGGCGCAAATTCCTGTATCTGAGTTGCTTCGGTCGTACGGTCGATACATGTTTGTTACCTTCACCAGAAGTTACCGTCCTTTCGTTGATTACTCGCATTCTGCTTTCGACTTGCTTAAGTCTATTCAGCATTATATCCACGTAGAGGTTAAAAAATTGTACCCGGATGCTGAATTGCCTCATTTTACGGTCGAGCAGCCATCCGACAATCAGCTGCATATGTACTACGAATCCGAACGTAAGTTATCTGATTTTGCCCACGGTTTGATTGAAGGTTGCCTGGCCCATTTCGGTGAAAAAGCAATCATCAGGAAAACTAACCTCGTTGATGATGGCAGCCGGGTATTTTTTGAAATTGTGAAGGAATGA
- a CDS encoding RNA polymerase sigma factor, with protein MKLTLNDEEVIRQFYTTRPNDCFETLYTRYVSKVYNRCLSLTKDSDKAQDFTHDIFLKMFAHLDRFEQRSSFSTWLYSISYNYCMDQLRIDSRMAVSTIDENRDDDSDAVDNQFVSVNDSEELEESLLQLSRVMNKITPEESMILRLKYQEGLDIRQIASRLQLNDSAVKMRLKRSRDKVRHLCAMPAFAR; from the coding sequence ATGAAGCTTACTCTTAACGACGAAGAAGTAATTCGTCAATTCTACACCACCCGCCCTAACGATTGCTTCGAAACGCTTTACACTCGCTACGTTAGTAAAGTTTACAACCGCTGTCTTTCGCTAACGAAAGACTCCGACAAAGCCCAGGACTTCACGCACGACATTTTTCTCAAGATGTTTGCTCATCTCGACCGCTTCGAACAGCGTTCGTCCTTTTCGACCTGGCTATATTCCATTTCGTATAACTACTGCATGGATCAGCTTCGCATAGATAGCCGTATGGCAGTTAGTACCATCGACGAAAACCGAGATGATGACTCCGATGCGGTGGATAATCAGTTTGTTAGCGTAAACGACTCGGAAGAACTGGAAGAGAGTCTGCTACAACTCTCGCGGGTTATGAACAAAATAACGCCCGAAGAATCCATGATTCTTCGCCTGAAATACCAGGAAGGGCTGGACATCCGGCAGATTGCCAGCCGCCTTCAATTAAACGATAGTGCCGTGAAAATGCGCCTAAAACGCTCGCGGGACAAGGTAAGACATTTGTGCGCAATGCCTGCATTCGCGCGATAA
- a CDS encoding dipeptidase, whose protein sequence is MFTIDAHLDLSMNAMEWNRDLRQPVTRLREREKGMTDKPDRAKATVSLPDLRRGNIGLVVATQIARFVAPGNPLPGWQSPEQAWAQTQAQQIWYKTMEEAGEMVQIRDLAGLERHLALWNDGTPNEHKPVGYILSLEGADSLVTTAYVERAYEYGLRAIGPAHYGPGRYAQGTDATGFMGAAGQELLREMERLNIILDATHLCDDSFWEALSHFNGPVWASHNNCRALVNHNRQFSDDQIRELIARDAVIGGALDAWMMVPGWVRGQSTPESTNCNLAVMVDHLDHICQLAGNANHIGIGSDLDGAFGKEQCPYDLETIADLEKIPDLLRQRGYTDDDVAKVMHGNWLRFLRKAWR, encoded by the coding sequence ATGTTTACAATTGACGCCCATCTCGACCTGAGCATGAACGCGATGGAATGGAATCGCGATTTGCGGCAGCCGGTCACTCGGTTGCGGGAGCGCGAGAAAGGCATGACCGACAAACCCGACCGGGCAAAAGCTACGGTTTCGCTGCCCGACTTGCGCCGGGGAAACATCGGATTAGTCGTTGCTACACAGATTGCCCGGTTCGTCGCTCCCGGTAATCCCTTGCCTGGCTGGCAGTCGCCGGAGCAAGCCTGGGCGCAGACGCAGGCACAGCAGATCTGGTACAAAACCATGGAAGAAGCGGGGGAGATGGTTCAAATCCGGGACCTGGCGGGTTTGGAACGTCATCTGGCGCTCTGGAACGATGGTACACCCAACGAGCACAAACCCGTTGGCTACATTCTTAGTCTGGAAGGAGCCGACTCGCTGGTGACAACCGCTTATGTCGAGCGGGCTTACGAATACGGCTTGCGGGCTATCGGTCCTGCGCATTATGGTCCGGGGCGTTACGCACAGGGAACGGATGCCACGGGGTTCATGGGGGCCGCCGGGCAGGAGTTACTTCGCGAAATGGAGCGGTTAAACATCATCCTGGACGCTACGCACCTGTGCGACGATAGCTTCTGGGAAGCACTGAGTCACTTCAACGGACCCGTTTGGGCCAGCCACAACAACTGCCGCGCGCTGGTGAACCACAATCGCCAGTTTAGCGATGACCAGATTCGGGAGCTGATCGCCCGTGATGCCGTTATCGGGGGAGCCCTGGACGCCTGGATGATGGTGCCCGGCTGGGTACGGGGTCAATCGACGCCCGAAAGCACGAACTGCAATCTGGCCGTTATGGTCGATCACCTTGATCATATCTGTCAGCTGGCGGGTAATGCCAACCACATCGGTATTGGCTCGGACCTGGACGGCGCTTTTGGAAAAGAACAATGCCCGTACGACCTGGAAACGATTGCTGATTTAGAGAAAATTCCTGATCTATTACGGCAACGCGGCTATACGGACGACGACGTTGCCAAGGTTATGCACGGCAACTGGCTTCGTTTTTTACGAAAGGCATGGCGCTAG
- a CDS encoding D-TA family PLP-dependent enzyme has protein sequence MEQTPWFQLNDADQLDTPALVIYPDRVRENIRLLIDAIDDVSRLRPHVKTSKSREAAQLMLEAGIQKFKCATIAEAEMLALCGAHDVLLAYQPNVAKIHRLLALMKAYPDTRFSCLVDNLTTARQIAEQAVEAGLIVPVYIDLNVGMNRTGILPDDAVLTLYTQLDKLDGIKPVGLHAYDGHLRNPDLAARTADCDKAFAPVQQLRDKLVALGFESPVIVAGGSPTFPIYAKRPDVECSPGTFIYWDKGYQTGLPEQPFLPAALVVTRVISLPDADKLCLDLGHKSVAPEGELAQRVTFLNAPHLKAIGQSEEHLVVEAGVGHSYQIGDVLYGLPNHICPTVALYERAFTVENGTITGEWLAIARDRMISV, from the coding sequence ATGGAGCAAACGCCCTGGTTTCAACTCAATGATGCCGATCAACTGGATACACCCGCGCTGGTTATTTATCCAGACCGCGTGCGGGAAAATATTCGACTGCTCATTGACGCGATTGACGATGTTTCCCGGCTGCGGCCCCACGTAAAAACCAGTAAGTCGCGGGAAGCGGCCCAGCTGATGCTGGAAGCGGGTATTCAGAAGTTTAAATGCGCGACCATCGCCGAGGCCGAAATGCTGGCCCTATGCGGTGCGCACGACGTGCTACTGGCTTACCAGCCCAATGTCGCTAAAATACACCGGCTGCTGGCGCTCATGAAGGCGTATCCAGACACCCGGTTTTCCTGCCTGGTTGATAACCTCACAACGGCGCGGCAAATTGCCGAACAAGCCGTCGAAGCGGGACTGATCGTACCGGTTTACATTGATCTCAACGTGGGTATGAATCGGACGGGAATACTTCCCGACGATGCCGTGCTGACGCTGTACACTCAGCTTGATAAACTGGATGGCATCAAACCCGTCGGGTTACACGCGTACGACGGACACCTCCGCAACCCCGATCTGGCTGCGCGTACTGCCGATTGCGATAAGGCTTTTGCGCCCGTGCAGCAGCTACGCGATAAGCTGGTCGCGCTTGGTTTCGAGTCACCCGTCATTGTAGCGGGGGGGAGTCCAACGTTCCCGATTTACGCCAAACGACCTGACGTAGAATGCAGTCCCGGTACGTTTATTTATTGGGATAAAGGTTACCAGACCGGCTTGCCGGAGCAGCCGTTCTTACCCGCAGCGCTCGTGGTAACGCGGGTTATTTCCTTACCCGATGCTGATAAACTGTGTCTGGATTTAGGGCATAAATCCGTGGCCCCGGAAGGGGAACTGGCGCAGCGCGTTACGTTCCTGAACGCTCCCCATTTGAAGGCAATCGGCCAGAGTGAAGAACATCTGGTTGTCGAAGCGGGTGTTGGTCACTCATACCAGATCGGCGATGTGTTGTACGGATTGCCTAATCACATTTGTCCAACCGTAGCGTTGTACGAGCGGGCCTTTACGGTCGAAAATGGAACCATTACCGGCGAGTGGCTGGCCATTGCGCGCGACCGGATGATTTCGGTATAA
- a CDS encoding RidA family protein, with product MQADVLTPEIAFAQTGLSLPPAPQPLGVYKPYLIDGKYLYVSGHGPVRDDKSLIIGRIGADMDMEAGKLAARQVGLTILSTIKTHLGSLDRVKRVIKVLGMVNCVPEFERHPYIINGCSELFADVWGTDNGIGVRSAVGMGSLPDNIPVEVEALFELAD from the coding sequence ATGCAAGCTGATGTATTAACACCCGAAATTGCTTTTGCACAAACGGGCCTTTCGTTGCCACCCGCTCCTCAACCGCTGGGTGTTTATAAACCGTATCTTATCGACGGAAAATATTTGTACGTATCAGGACATGGTCCGGTACGCGATGACAAAAGTCTGATCATCGGTCGGATCGGTGCCGATATGGACATGGAAGCAGGTAAGTTAGCCGCCCGGCAGGTTGGCCTGACGATCCTGTCAACGATCAAAACGCACCTGGGAAGCCTCGACCGGGTTAAGCGCGTGATCAAAGTGTTGGGCATGGTGAACTGCGTGCCTGAATTCGAGCGTCATCCGTACATCATTAACGGTTGCAGCGAATTGTTTGCCGACGTATGGGGAACCGATAATGGGATCGGGGTTCGCTCAGCGGTGGGTATGGGCTCGTTGCCCGACAATATTCCCGTTGAAGTAGAAGCCTTGTTTGAACTGGCCGATTAA
- a CDS encoding amidohydrolase/deacetylase family metallohydrolase, with the protein MVKQVVLWLFILFAGKLACAQPYSIVIKGGHVIDPKNKIDGIMDVAIRDGKISKVEKNIDTQGVAQVVDAKGLYVTPGLIDIHTHVFFGTNPDQAYSNGPNALPPDGFTFRNGVTTIVDAGCSGWRDFPTFKSQTIDRSQTRVLALLNIVGSGMRGGKVEQNLDDMDARLTADMAKQYPDLVVGVKLAHYSGYNWTPTERAAEAGKLANLPVMIDFGGSTPMLSLEELFTKYLRPGDIYTHCFGQLKTREPILDVATGKVKPFVWEAQKKGVLFDVGYGGISFAFSQAIPALKSGFYPNTISTDIHTGSMNNAMKDMLNVMSKFMAMGMDVPSVIKASTWNPAQAIRRPELGHLSVGAVADIAILNVRGGEFEVRDTGYFGFFDYTGHKIVGKQKLECEMTIRKGKIVYDLNGIAIPVVVTQTPRS; encoded by the coding sequence ATTGTGAAACAGGTCGTTCTTTGGCTGTTTATTCTCTTCGCCGGTAAACTGGCTTGCGCCCAGCCGTATAGTATTGTCATCAAAGGCGGACACGTTATCGACCCTAAAAACAAGATTGATGGCATCATGGACGTTGCCATCCGGGACGGTAAAATCAGTAAGGTCGAAAAAAACATCGATACGCAGGGCGTTGCGCAGGTTGTCGATGCCAAAGGATTGTACGTCACGCCGGGTCTGATCGACATTCACACCCACGTTTTTTTCGGAACGAACCCCGATCAGGCGTATAGCAACGGCCCAAATGCCTTGCCGCCCGACGGCTTTACGTTTCGTAACGGCGTAACGACCATTGTCGATGCGGGCTGCTCGGGCTGGCGCGACTTCCCGACGTTCAAGAGCCAGACGATTGATCGCTCGCAGACGCGGGTGCTGGCTTTGCTCAATATCGTCGGAAGCGGTATGCGGGGCGGTAAGGTCGAACAGAATCTGGATGATATGGATGCCCGTCTGACCGCTGACATGGCAAAACAGTATCCCGATCTGGTCGTTGGGGTTAAACTGGCGCACTACAGCGGCTACAACTGGACGCCCACCGAGCGGGCTGCCGAAGCGGGGAAGTTGGCCAACCTGCCGGTTATGATCGATTTTGGTGGGAGTACGCCAATGCTGTCACTAGAAGAATTGTTTACCAAATACCTGCGTCCGGGCGACATCTATACCCATTGTTTTGGGCAGCTAAAAACGCGTGAGCCGATTCTCGATGTGGCAACCGGTAAAGTAAAACCGTTTGTCTGGGAAGCGCAGAAAAAAGGCGTTTTGTTCGACGTTGGATACGGCGGTATCAGCTTCGCTTTTTCGCAGGCGATTCCGGCCCTGAAAAGTGGCTTTTACCCCAACACCATCAGTACCGATATTCACACGGGAAGCATGAACAATGCGATGAAAGATATGCTCAATGTCATGTCGAAATTTATGGCGATGGGGATGGATGTACCGAGTGTCATCAAAGCCAGTACCTGGAATCCAGCGCAGGCGATCCGGCGACCCGAACTCGGTCATTTATCCGTAGGTGCCGTTGCGGACATTGCGATTCTGAACGTTCGGGGAGGAGAGTTTGAGGTGCGTGATACGGGCTACTTTGGTTTCTTCGACTACACCGGCCATAAAATCGTCGGCAAGCAAAAACTCGAATGCGAAATGACCATCCGCAAGGGTAAGATTGTCTACGATCTGAACGGCATTGCCATCCCGGTCGTCGTAACGCAGACGCCCCGTTCGTAG
- a CDS encoding aminotransferase class V-fold PLP-dependent enzyme gives MLSRRKLIKRLSSGTLVGGLVGGGLPIAVTATPTAAPKRDLFKELGVRTFINAAGTLTYMTGSLMHDEVLEAIQSGAKEFCLLDEIQDKVGAKIAQMVHSEAAVVTSGAFSGMTLGLAGILTGMDLKKVEQLPHLAGTDMKTEVICQKAHDIVYNHALTNTGCKIIQVETAEDVEKAINEKTALMHFLHIEADKGKIMHEEWVALGKKHNIPTSIDIAADVPPVENLWRFNDMGFSFVVVSGGKAMRGPQSAGLLMGKKDIISAARLHMPPRGFNIGRGMKVNKEEILGMYVALERFINEDHGKVWKMWEDNTAHIENTVKTVSGVKTDVHVPPLGNHTPTLRISWDPGKLHLTGKDLQESLRKGDPSIEVGGSGPSHIGVTVWMLKPGQEKIVARRIKEELSKAAV, from the coding sequence ATGTTAAGCAGACGAAAACTCATCAAGCGGTTATCGAGCGGAACGCTCGTTGGTGGATTGGTTGGCGGTGGTCTTCCGATAGCCGTCACGGCCACTCCAACAGCCGCCCCTAAACGTGATTTGTTCAAGGAGTTGGGCGTACGCACCTTCATCAATGCGGCTGGTACGCTGACCTACATGACCGGCTCGCTTATGCATGACGAAGTGCTGGAAGCTATTCAGAGCGGTGCCAAGGAGTTTTGTCTGCTCGACGAAATTCAGGACAAAGTAGGGGCTAAGATTGCGCAGATGGTTCATTCGGAAGCGGCTGTGGTTACCTCGGGCGCTTTTTCCGGTATGACGCTCGGGCTGGCGGGTATTCTGACCGGCATGGATCTGAAGAAAGTGGAGCAACTGCCTCACCTGGCAGGAACAGACATGAAAACGGAGGTAATCTGTCAGAAGGCCCACGACATCGTGTACAACCATGCCCTGACCAATACGGGCTGTAAAATCATTCAGGTAGAGACCGCTGAGGATGTCGAAAAAGCCATCAACGAAAAGACCGCGCTCATGCACTTTCTGCACATCGAAGCCGACAAGGGCAAGATCATGCACGAAGAATGGGTAGCGCTGGGCAAGAAGCACAACATCCCAACGTCTATTGACATTGCCGCCGATGTGCCGCCGGTTGAGAACTTATGGCGGTTCAACGACATGGGGTTCAGTTTTGTGGTTGTGTCGGGTGGTAAAGCCATGCGGGGTCCCCAGAGCGCCGGTCTGCTGATGGGTAAAAAAGACATTATTTCGGCGGCTCGTCTGCACATGCCTCCGCGCGGTTTCAACATCGGTCGGGGTATGAAGGTAAACAAAGAAGAAATTCTGGGCATGTACGTGGCGCTGGAACGATTCATCAACGAGGACCACGGTAAAGTCTGGAAAATGTGGGAAGACAACACAGCCCACATCGAAAATACGGTGAAAACCGTCAGCGGAGTTAAGACGGACGTACACGTTCCGCCGTTGGGCAATCATACGCCTACGCTCCGTATCTCGTGGGACCCCGGCAAACTTCATCTGACCGGAAAAGATCTACAGGAATCACTCCGGAAAGGCGACCCGTCGATTGAAGTAGGCGGCAGCGGACCCAGCCATATTGGCGTAACGGTTTGGATGCTGAAACCCGGTCAGGAAAAGATTGTGGCGCGTCGGATCAAGGAAGAACTGTCAAAAGCTGCTGTTTAG
- a CDS encoding RidA family protein yields the protein MKAQRRSILKRLFSSIAGVAGLSAATNAVAANESIELVKTEAAPQKEAFNVVTQDDVPLFSGSTKLGNLVFVAGKGYHKEGDIKVHTEEVLKELEKELIKAGSSMEKVLKVSVFLHDLNDYKGMNEVYKGRFGNKPPVRTTVAVYGGVPGSSLVEMDCIAYI from the coding sequence ATGAAAGCACAACGTCGATCCATTTTAAAACGTCTTTTCTCGTCCATTGCCGGTGTCGCCGGACTAAGCGCAGCGACCAACGCGGTTGCCGCCAATGAATCAATAGAACTGGTGAAAACCGAAGCCGCTCCGCAGAAAGAAGCCTTCAATGTCGTGACGCAGGACGACGTACCCTTGTTTTCGGGTTCGACCAAGCTGGGCAATCTCGTTTTCGTCGCCGGAAAAGGCTACCACAAAGAAGGAGACATCAAGGTCCACACGGAAGAGGTGCTGAAAGAACTCGAGAAAGAGTTGATCAAAGCCGGTTCATCGATGGAGAAAGTCCTGAAAGTAAGCGTGTTCCTGCATGATCTGAACGATTACAAGGGCATGAACGAAGTTTACAAAGGCCGGTTTGGCAACAAGCCGCCGGTGCGCACGACCGTTGCCGTTTACGGGGGTGTACCGGGTAGCTCGCTGGTCGAAATGGATTGCATTGCCTATATCTAA